In one window of Caenimonas aquaedulcis DNA:
- a CDS encoding peptidylprolyl isomerase, with amino-acid sequence MSNPKVELHIANYGVITLELDADKAPKSTANFLSYVKKGHYDRTIFHRVIPGFMVQGGGFEPGMSQKPTDEPIENEANNGLKNKNYTVAMARTQAPHSASSQFFINVADNEFLNHTAPSAQGWGYAVFGKVVGGTDVVDKIKAVKTGRKGFHDDVPMEDVVIEKAVAL; translated from the coding sequence ATGAGCAATCCGAAAGTCGAACTTCACATCGCCAATTACGGCGTCATCACCCTCGAGCTGGATGCCGACAAGGCGCCCAAGTCCACCGCGAACTTCCTGTCGTACGTGAAAAAGGGCCACTACGACCGCACGATCTTCCACCGCGTGATCCCAGGCTTCATGGTCCAGGGCGGCGGGTTCGAGCCCGGCATGTCGCAAAAGCCGACGGACGAGCCGATCGAGAACGAAGCCAACAACGGTTTGAAGAACAAGAACTACACCGTGGCCATGGCGCGCACGCAGGCGCCCCACTCCGCGTCCTCGCAATTCTTCATCAACGTCGCGGACAACGAGTTCCTCAACCATACCGCGCCGAGCGCACAGGGCTGGGGCTACGCGGTGTTCGGCAAGGTCGTCGGCGGCACGGACGTGGTCGACAAGATCAAGGCGGTGAAGACCGGCCGCAAGGGCTTCCACGACGACGTGCCGATGGAAGACGTCGTGATCGAAAAAGCCGTCGCGCTCTGA
- a CDS encoding acetyl-CoA carboxylase carboxyltransferase subunit alpha, translating into MAKKTFLDFEQPIAELEGKIEELRYVQTESAVDISEEIDQLSKKSQQLTKDIYSDLTPWQITKIARHPERPYTLDYINEIFTDFIELHGDRHFSDDLSIIGGLARFNGNACMVLGQQKGRDTKERGLRNFGMSRPEGYRKALRLMKTAEKFKLPVFTFVDTPGAYPGIDAEERGQSEAIGRNIFEMAQLEVPIITTVIGEGGSGGALAISVADQVLMLQYSIYSVISPEGCASILWKTSEKAQDAADAMGITAHRLKALGLVDKIVNEPVGGAHRDHKQMAAFLKRALNDAWRQLADLKVRELLDRRYERLQSYGRFNDTKADAR; encoded by the coding sequence TTGGCAAAGAAGACATTCCTCGATTTCGAGCAGCCGATCGCGGAGCTCGAAGGCAAGATCGAAGAGCTGCGCTACGTGCAGACTGAATCCGCCGTCGACATCTCCGAGGAGATCGACCAGCTCTCCAAGAAGAGCCAGCAGCTCACGAAAGACATCTACAGCGACCTGACGCCGTGGCAGATCACCAAGATCGCCCGGCATCCGGAGCGCCCCTACACGCTCGACTACATCAATGAAATCTTCACGGATTTCATCGAATTGCACGGCGACAGGCATTTCTCGGACGATCTCTCGATCATCGGCGGCCTCGCGCGATTCAACGGCAACGCCTGCATGGTGCTGGGCCAGCAGAAGGGCCGCGACACGAAGGAGCGGGGCCTGCGCAATTTCGGCATGAGCCGGCCGGAGGGGTATCGCAAGGCGCTTCGCCTGATGAAGACGGCAGAAAAATTCAAGCTGCCCGTCTTCACCTTCGTCGACACGCCGGGCGCTTATCCCGGCATCGACGCCGAGGAGCGCGGGCAGTCCGAGGCGATCGGCCGCAACATCTTCGAGATGGCGCAGCTGGAAGTGCCCATCATCACCACGGTGATCGGGGAGGGCGGCTCCGGTGGTGCGCTGGCGATTTCCGTGGCCGACCAGGTGCTGATGCTGCAGTACTCGATCTATTCCGTGATCAGCCCGGAAGGTTGCGCGTCCATCCTCTGGAAAACCTCGGAGAAGGCGCAGGACGCAGCGGATGCGATGGGCATCACCGCGCACCGCTTGAAGGCGCTGGGGCTGGTGGACAAGATCGTGAACGAGCCCGTGGGCGGCGCGCATCGCGACCACAAGCAGATGGCGGCCTTCCTCAAGCGCGCGCTGAACGACGCATGGCGCCAGCTGGCAGACCTGAAAGTCCGCGAACTGCTGGACCGCCGCTACGAGCGCCTGCAAAGCTACGGGCGCTTCAACGACACGAAGGCCGACGCCCGCTAG
- the cysS gene encoding cysteine--tRNA ligase codes for MSLRIHNTLSRALEDFTPIEPGHVRMYLCGITVYDDCHVGHARCNIAFDVVQRWLKASGYNVTFVRNITDIEDKIIRRAVENGETVRALTDRMIVEMYRDFDALGIERPTHDPRATDYVPQMLDIVKLLEDKRLAYRSDNGDVNYAVRRFPGYGKLSGKSLDELHAGERVAVLEGKEDPLDFVLWKSAKPTEPGDAKWDSAYGKGRPGWHIECSAMACALLGRTFDIHAGGADLQFPHHENEIAQSEGAFGQPLANLWMHNGFLNIDNEKMSKSLGNFFTIREVLEKFDAQTLRFFMVRTHYRSPINYSDVHLEDARSGLRRLYTALDHVSPAQVSIDWTQPHAARFKAAMDNDFATPEAMAVLFDLAAEVNRGKSPEAAGLLKALGGCLGILQGDPKAFLQAGSQLDEATIAALIDERNAAKKARDFARADAIRDDLFAKGVVLKDSAAGTTWEAAP; via the coding sequence ATGAGCCTGCGCATCCACAACACGCTCTCGCGTGCCCTGGAAGATTTCACCCCGATCGAACCGGGCCATGTGCGCATGTACCTGTGCGGCATCACGGTCTACGACGATTGCCACGTGGGCCATGCGCGCTGCAACATCGCGTTCGATGTCGTGCAGCGCTGGCTGAAGGCCAGCGGTTACAACGTCACCTTCGTGCGCAACATCACCGACATCGAGGACAAGATCATCCGCCGCGCGGTGGAGAACGGCGAGACGGTGCGCGCTCTGACCGATCGCATGATCGTGGAGATGTACCGCGACTTCGACGCGCTCGGCATCGAGCGGCCGACGCACGATCCGCGCGCGACGGACTATGTTCCGCAGATGCTCGACATCGTGAAGCTGCTCGAGGACAAGCGGCTGGCCTACCGTTCGGACAACGGCGACGTGAATTACGCCGTCCGCCGCTTCCCGGGCTACGGCAAGCTGTCGGGCAAGTCGCTGGACGAGCTGCACGCCGGCGAGCGCGTGGCCGTGCTGGAAGGCAAGGAAGACCCGCTCGACTTCGTGCTGTGGAAGTCCGCCAAGCCCACCGAGCCCGGCGACGCGAAGTGGGACAGCGCGTACGGCAAGGGCCGCCCGGGTTGGCACATCGAGTGCTCGGCCATGGCCTGCGCGCTGCTCGGGCGCACCTTCGACATCCACGCCGGCGGCGCGGACCTGCAGTTTCCGCATCACGAGAACGAGATCGCGCAGAGCGAGGGCGCCTTCGGCCAGCCGCTTGCGAACCTGTGGATGCACAACGGATTCCTGAACATCGACAACGAGAAGATGTCGAAGTCGCTGGGCAACTTCTTCACCATCCGCGAGGTGCTGGAGAAATTCGACGCGCAGACGCTGCGGTTCTTCATGGTCCGCACGCACTACCGCAGCCCGATCAACTACAGCGATGTGCACCTGGAAGATGCGCGCAGCGGATTGCGCCGCCTCTATACCGCGCTCGACCACGTCTCTCCCGCGCAGGTGTCGATCGACTGGACACAGCCGCACGCCGCGCGTTTCAAGGCCGCGATGGACAACGACTTCGCGACGCCGGAGGCGATGGCGGTGTTGTTCGACCTGGCGGCGGAAGTCAATCGCGGCAAATCGCCCGAAGCGGCCGGTCTTCTGAAGGCGCTGGGCGGCTGCCTCGGGATCCTTCAGGGCGACCCGAAGGCATTCCTGCAGGCGGGCTCGCAACTGGACGAAGCGACGATCGCGGCGCTGATCGATGAACGCAACGCGGCCAAGAAGGCGCGCGACTTCGCACGCGCCGACGCCATCCGGGACGACTTGTTCGCCAAAGGCGTGGTGCTGAAAGATTCGGCCGCCGGCACGACCTGGGAGGCCGCGCCTTGA
- a CDS encoding DUF349 domain-containing protein, producing MNQATLKSTDTHALDTLTGGAFTAPTSGERAARVREWLASDPAVEQMQEVFRELSGRDKGAAKLLRERLDEIKRSRGQEAIAAEWAEKAQALLGQPKLNIADAMAWQRDAAKAGAPLSRDPLATLKGQLADRIKGIEDLQHRVQVQREAAVLLAQRIEVLSTKSWRDAQAAAAALGTDVPDWQAQAQSLLQDSNWASVDTRFPPLLDASRAQLQAVWDAFQSALAQAQAAAQDPAAPLPPVPVWADELRVLRGVAVEPVAKPSRPKVDPEARARANDVVREALARLEQEIAEGHGKASAGAAAALRNALKEHGKLVDDKIENQAHAALSAAGELEGWQRWRADQLRQELVAKAEGLFEHPAPVEGQEPQPPKPRFGGRKMQEQLRALRDQWKQTDQGGVPNHALWKRFDDACNEAYKVVEAWLDKVKAESAEHKAQRVALIDEVKAWAAANTTALDGDWKGFNRILHQFENRWREAGHLSEKAFAEMQSSWKEAIHAAYAPLEAVQKESLERRHAMIEDAKALGAAPQLRVDAVRALQQRWQQEAQTIPLDRKHEQKLWDAFRKPIDEAFNRKDQEREKAASALSDRDRVVLEASKALEAANASGDAQKIKTAIAALDAALRGQAQAAAAVQAAGVPEAAAPAPAGDAEAGADATPAAAPDDAAQANPDAPAQVAGEPAPPPKPAPKPVKAMRGDDRPGMKKAEPMPQGRGGKFGDRKPGMGGRPGDRGAPRDARGDGRFGGGRFGDREAAEDRGPRLGDVAFRAQREALEHAQSTLKKLAAQAHGEALTQLLTAWEQRAADQVPSVQELGKSVTPAVRTSWVQAIGASAGALPGEALLRLEIAAESPTPADQISARRMLQLQLLTRRNDPSPAQTWGQDTARVFAGAYEAGAARRLQAVLKVLLRG from the coding sequence GTGAATCAAGCCACTCTCAAATCCACCGACACCCACGCCCTGGACACGCTGACCGGCGGCGCCTTTACCGCTCCCACTTCCGGTGAGCGCGCCGCTCGCGTGCGCGAATGGCTCGCCTCCGATCCGGCCGTGGAGCAGATGCAGGAAGTGTTCCGCGAGTTGAGCGGACGCGACAAGGGCGCGGCCAAACTGCTGCGGGAGCGCCTCGACGAAATCAAGCGGAGCCGGGGCCAGGAAGCGATCGCGGCCGAGTGGGCAGAAAAGGCCCAGGCCTTGCTCGGGCAGCCCAAGCTGAACATCGCCGATGCGATGGCGTGGCAGCGCGATGCCGCCAAGGCGGGTGCTCCCCTGAGCCGCGACCCGCTCGCGACCTTGAAGGGGCAGCTGGCTGACCGGATCAAGGGCATCGAGGACCTCCAGCACCGTGTGCAGGTGCAGCGTGAGGCCGCTGTGCTGCTGGCCCAGCGCATCGAAGTGCTCTCCACCAAGTCCTGGCGCGACGCACAGGCCGCCGCCGCGGCGCTGGGAACGGATGTGCCGGATTGGCAGGCGCAAGCCCAGTCCCTGCTGCAGGATTCGAACTGGGCGAGCGTGGATACGCGCTTTCCGCCGCTGCTGGACGCATCGCGCGCGCAGTTGCAGGCGGTGTGGGACGCATTCCAGAGTGCGCTGGCCCAGGCGCAAGCGGCTGCCCAGGACCCGGCAGCCCCGCTTCCTCCGGTGCCCGTGTGGGCCGACGAACTGCGCGTCCTCCGGGGCGTTGCCGTGGAGCCGGTCGCCAAGCCGTCGCGGCCCAAGGTCGATCCGGAGGCGCGTGCGCGCGCCAATGACGTGGTGCGGGAGGCGCTCGCCAGGCTGGAGCAGGAAATCGCCGAGGGCCATGGAAAAGCCAGCGCCGGCGCCGCGGCGGCGCTGCGAAACGCACTGAAAGAACACGGCAAGCTGGTCGACGACAAGATCGAGAACCAGGCCCACGCCGCGCTTTCCGCCGCGGGCGAACTGGAAGGCTGGCAGCGCTGGCGCGCCGACCAGCTGCGCCAGGAACTCGTCGCGAAGGCGGAGGGCCTGTTCGAGCATCCCGCGCCGGTGGAAGGCCAGGAGCCGCAGCCGCCCAAGCCGCGCTTCGGCGGCCGCAAGATGCAGGAGCAATTGCGCGCACTGCGCGACCAGTGGAAGCAGACGGACCAGGGGGGCGTGCCGAACCATGCGCTCTGGAAGCGCTTCGACGACGCCTGCAACGAGGCATACAAGGTCGTCGAGGCCTGGCTGGACAAGGTCAAGGCCGAATCCGCCGAGCACAAGGCACAGCGCGTCGCGTTGATCGACGAGGTGAAAGCCTGGGCCGCCGCGAATACGACGGCGCTGGATGGCGATTGGAAGGGCTTCAACCGGATCCTCCACCAGTTCGAGAACCGCTGGCGCGAGGCCGGGCACCTGAGCGAGAAGGCGTTCGCCGAGATGCAGTCGTCGTGGAAGGAAGCCATCCACGCCGCCTACGCGCCGCTCGAAGCCGTGCAAAAGGAAAGCCTCGAGCGACGCCACGCCATGATCGAGGATGCGAAGGCGCTCGGCGCGGCTCCCCAGTTGCGCGTGGACGCCGTACGCGCGCTGCAGCAGCGCTGGCAACAGGAAGCGCAGACCATCCCGCTCGACCGCAAGCACGAGCAGAAGCTGTGGGATGCGTTCCGCAAGCCGATCGACGAGGCCTTCAATCGCAAGGATCAGGAGCGCGAGAAGGCGGCTTCGGCGCTCAGCGACCGCGATCGCGTGGTGCTCGAGGCGTCCAAGGCGCTGGAAGCCGCGAACGCCAGCGGCGACGCGCAGAAGATCAAGACGGCGATCGCGGCGCTGGATGCAGCGCTGCGTGGCCAGGCGCAAGCGGCCGCGGCGGTGCAAGCGGCAGGCGTGCCCGAGGCAGCGGCTCCCGCCCCAGCCGGTGACGCTGAAGCAGGGGCCGACGCAACGCCGGCCGCGGCTCCCGATGACGCTGCGCAAGCGAACCCGGATGCCCCGGCGCAAGTTGCGGGCGAGCCCGCGCCGCCTCCGAAGCCGGCGCCCAAGCCGGTCAAGGCCATGCGCGGCGACGACCGCCCCGGCATGAAGAAGGCCGAGCCGATGCCGCAAGGCCGCGGCGGGAAGTTCGGCGACCGCAAGCCCGGCATGGGCGGCAGACCGGGCGACCGCGGCGCGCCGCGCGACGCCCGTGGCGATGGCCGTTTCGGTGGCGGCCGCTTTGGCGATCGCGAGGCGGCGGAAGACCGCGGACCGCGCCTGGGCGACGTCGCCTTCCGCGCCCAGCGCGAGGCGCTGGAGCACGCACAGTCAACCCTGAAAAAACTCGCTGCGCAGGCACACGGCGAGGCCTTGACCCAACTGCTGACGGCGTGGGAACAGCGCGCGGCCGACCAGGTGCCGTCCGTCCAGGAGTTGGGCAAGTCCGTGACTCCCGCAGTGCGGACGTCCTGGGTGCAGGCGATCGGCGCGAGCGCGGGTGCACTTCCGGGCGAAGCGCTGCTGCGGCTGGAGATCGCCGCCGAGTCGCCGACACCCGCGGACCAGATATCCGCCCGCCGCATGTTGCAGTTGCAGCTGCTGACTCGCCGCAACGATCCATCGCCGGCGCAAACCTGGGGACAGGACACGGCGCGTGTTTTCGCAGGCGCCTATGAAGCCGGCGCGGCACGCCGCCTGCAGGCCGTGCTCAAGGTGCTGCTGCGAGGCTGA
- a CDS encoding tetratricopeptide repeat protein, which yields MMRSSSILPRVLCLAAFAAAWAAPLTARADDYADVTQLMRSGKPAEAMARADQYLAAKPRDPQMRFLKGVMQAEAGRTAEAIATYTALTEEYPELPEPYNNLAVLYAAQSDFDKARTALETALRSNPSYATAHENLGDVYARLAGRSYARAQQLAPANRSVAPKLALIREMFMPARPAQ from the coding sequence ATGATGCGTAGCTCCTCCATCCTCCCCCGCGTGCTGTGCCTGGCAGCGTTCGCCGCCGCATGGGCGGCGCCCCTGACGGCACGCGCGGACGACTACGCGGACGTGACCCAGCTCATGCGCTCCGGCAAGCCGGCCGAGGCGATGGCGCGCGCGGACCAGTACCTCGCGGCCAAGCCGCGCGATCCGCAGATGCGCTTCCTCAAGGGCGTCATGCAGGCGGAAGCCGGCCGCACCGCGGAGGCCATCGCCACCTACACGGCCCTGACCGAAGAGTATCCGGAGCTGCCGGAGCCCTACAACAACCTCGCCGTGCTGTATGCCGCGCAAAGCGACTTCGACAAGGCGCGCACGGCCCTGGAAACCGCCCTGCGCAGCAACCCGTCGTATGCCACGGCACATGAAAACCTGGGGGACGTCTATGCGCGTCTCGCGGGGCGTTCCTACGCGCGCGCGCAGCAGCTCGCGCCCGCCAACAGGAGCGTGGCGCCCAAGCTCGCGCTGATCCGCGAGATGTTCATGCCCGCCCGGCCGGCGCAGTGA
- a CDS encoding zinc-dependent peptidase — MFGWLRKRRARVDIPDALWNEVAGRFPFIASRPPHDLARLRELSGEFLASKEFNGAGGFVITDRVALSIAVQAVLPVLNLGLDWYDDFVGIVVHADEVVAHREHTDEDHVVHHWDEVLSGEAMDQGPVTLSWRDVEEARESADAVYNVVIHEFAHKLDMRDGRADGCPPLPSRAARRHWIETLEAQFEAFREKVAIAERFSGEPTWLDPYGATAIDEFFAVACEAYFVRRERFAQEFPPLVPLFDSFFQPARG; from the coding sequence ATGTTCGGCTGGCTGCGCAAACGCCGCGCAAGGGTGGACATTCCGGATGCGCTCTGGAACGAGGTGGCGGGCCGCTTCCCCTTCATCGCTTCCCGGCCGCCGCACGACCTCGCACGCTTGCGGGAGCTGTCCGGGGAGTTTCTTGCGAGCAAGGAATTCAACGGGGCCGGGGGGTTCGTCATCACGGATCGCGTGGCGCTGTCGATTGCGGTCCAGGCCGTGCTTCCGGTGCTGAACCTGGGACTCGACTGGTACGACGACTTCGTCGGCATCGTCGTCCATGCGGACGAAGTCGTTGCCCATCGCGAGCACACGGACGAAGACCACGTCGTGCATCACTGGGACGAAGTGCTGTCCGGCGAAGCGATGGACCAGGGACCGGTGACGCTGAGCTGGCGGGACGTGGAGGAAGCCCGCGAATCCGCCGATGCGGTCTACAACGTGGTGATCCACGAATTCGCGCACAAGCTGGACATGCGGGATGGACGCGCCGATGGTTGCCCTCCCCTGCCCTCTCGCGCCGCGCGCAGGCACTGGATCGAGACACTCGAAGCGCAGTTCGAAGCGTTCCGCGAGAAGGTGGCGATCGCGGAGCGCTTTAGTGGAGAGCCGACATGGCTGGACCCTTACGGTGCGACAGCCATCGACGAGTTCTTCGCGGTGGCGTGCGAAGCGTATTTCGTCCGCCGCGAACGGTTCGCGCAGGAATTTCCGCCGCTGGTGCCGCTCTTCGACAGCTTCTTCCAGCCCGCGCGGGGTTGA
- a CDS encoding DNA-3-methyladenine glycosylase family protein yields MSDQPVLATPDYWEEACRHLSRKDRVLKRLIPQFGDACLQSRGDAFTTLARSIVGQQISVKAAQTVWDRFAKLPRRMNPASVLKLKVDDMQAAGLSARKIEYLVDLALHFDSGAIHVDAWKTMGDEEIIAELIGIRGIGRWTAEMFLIFHLMRPNVLPLDDIGLINGISRNYFSGEAVSRSDAREVAAAWEPYRSVATWYIWRSLDPLPVEY; encoded by the coding sequence TTGAGCGACCAGCCCGTGCTCGCCACACCCGATTACTGGGAAGAGGCCTGCCGCCATCTCTCGCGCAAGGACCGCGTGCTCAAGCGCCTGATCCCGCAGTTCGGCGACGCGTGCCTGCAGTCGCGCGGAGACGCCTTCACGACGCTCGCCCGCAGCATCGTGGGCCAGCAGATTTCCGTGAAGGCCGCACAGACGGTGTGGGACCGCTTCGCCAAGTTGCCGCGCCGCATGAACCCGGCCAGCGTGCTCAAGCTGAAAGTCGACGACATGCAGGCCGCGGGCTTGTCGGCCCGCAAGATCGAGTACCTCGTCGACCTGGCGCTGCACTTCGACTCGGGCGCCATCCACGTGGACGCCTGGAAGACCATGGGCGACGAGGAAATCATCGCCGAACTCATCGGTATCCGCGGCATCGGCCGCTGGACCGCCGAGATGTTCCTCATCTTCCACCTGATGCGGCCGAACGTGCTTCCGCTGGACGACATCGGCCTCATCAACGGCATCAGCCGCAACTATTTTTCGGGGGAGGCGGTGAGCCGCAGCGACGCGCGGGAAGTGGCCGCCGCCTGGGAGCCTTACCGCAGCGTCGCCACTTGGTATATTTGGCGCTCGCTGGACCCGTTACCGGTCGAATATTGA
- a CDS encoding lytic transglycosylase domain-containing protein has protein sequence MTALGRTADGLRAFASDVAQGFFEITHNGFALVGLATVFCAITLTARPDLRQAGESKLMSWLQARQVAAVGMPIELDAIDRATAANPKDLPKQQAAVAYWLSKKYRVAPEPLSALVAEAYDIGKREKLDPTLILAVMAIESGFNPFAQSNVGAQGLMQVMTGVHKDKYENFGGNLAAFDPVTNLRVGVKVLQECIQRAGGLQAGLKFYVGAGNLGDDGGYADKVMAEHARLKLVSSGRAVPLPPPAVIRTVAPIEPPAPALEEKIATVS, from the coding sequence ATGACAGCGCTAGGAAGAACGGCCGATGGCCTGCGGGCCTTCGCGTCCGATGTTGCCCAGGGCTTTTTCGAGATCACGCACAACGGCTTTGCCCTCGTCGGGCTTGCCACTGTGTTCTGTGCGATCACCCTCACTGCCAGACCTGACCTGCGTCAGGCTGGCGAATCCAAGCTGATGAGCTGGCTCCAGGCGCGCCAGGTCGCTGCCGTGGGCATGCCCATCGAACTGGATGCGATCGACCGCGCCACCGCGGCGAATCCCAAGGACCTGCCCAAGCAGCAGGCCGCCGTGGCCTACTGGCTCAGCAAGAAGTACCGTGTGGCGCCGGAACCCCTCAGCGCACTGGTTGCTGAAGCTTATGACATCGGCAAACGCGAAAAACTGGACCCCACGCTGATCCTCGCGGTGATGGCCATCGAGTCGGGCTTCAATCCGTTCGCGCAGAGCAACGTCGGCGCCCAAGGCCTCATGCAGGTCATGACGGGCGTGCACAAGGACAAATACGAGAACTTCGGCGGCAACCTGGCCGCATTCGACCCGGTGACCAACCTGCGCGTGGGCGTGAAGGTGCTGCAGGAATGTATCCAGCGCGCCGGCGGCCTGCAGGCCGGGCTCAAGTTCTACGTCGGCGCGGGCAACCTCGGCGACGACGGTGGTTATGCGGACAAGGTGATGGCCGAGCATGCGCGCCTCAAACTCGTGTCCTCCGGCCGGGCCGTTCCCCTGCCACCGCCTGCCGTGATCCGCACGGTCGCGCCGATCGAGCCCCCGGCTCCGGCGCTCGAGGAGAAGATCGCCACGGTGTCCTGA
- a CDS encoding peptidylprolyl isomerase produces the protein MATMTRRLAALAVASSLATALSAAAAQDAPRVKFATTAGDIVVEVYPDKAPKTVENFLQYVKDKHYDGTIFHRVIDNFMIQGGGFNASYVEKPTRPPVQHEGQEALAKGGPRNVTGTIAMARTNDPHSATAQFFINVKDNPNLDPVVIPPGDPVPRFEYRGRVYENEPRSRLVNAPQLFGYTVFGKVVSGMNVVNKIKAMPTGAAGPFQSDVPRTPVVITSATLVK, from the coding sequence ATGGCAACAATGACGCGCCGCCTCGCGGCCCTCGCCGTGGCTTCGAGCCTGGCCACGGCGCTATCGGCGGCAGCCGCGCAGGACGCGCCCCGCGTGAAGTTCGCCACCACCGCGGGCGACATCGTCGTCGAGGTCTACCCCGACAAGGCCCCGAAGACCGTCGAGAACTTCCTGCAGTACGTGAAGGACAAGCATTACGACGGCACGATCTTCCACCGCGTGATCGACAACTTCATGATCCAGGGCGGCGGCTTCAATGCGAGCTATGTGGAAAAACCCACGCGCCCGCCCGTCCAGCACGAAGGCCAGGAAGCGCTGGCCAAGGGCGGCCCCCGCAACGTCACCGGCACCATCGCGATGGCGCGCACGAACGATCCGCACTCCGCGACGGCGCAGTTCTTCATCAACGTGAAGGACAACCCCAACCTGGACCCGGTGGTGATCCCGCCCGGCGACCCGGTGCCGCGATTCGAATACCGCGGCCGCGTCTACGAGAACGAGCCCCGTTCGCGCCTCGTCAATGCCCCACAGCTCTTCGGCTACACCGTCTTCGGCAAGGTCGTGAGCGGCATGAACGTGGTCAACAAGATCAAGGCCATGCCCACGGGCGCGGCCGGTCCCTTCCAGTCCGACGTGCCGCGCACGCCGGTCGTCATCACATCGGCCACGCTGGTCAAGTAA
- a CDS encoding UDP-2,3-diacylglucosamine diphosphatase, with protein sequence MVGPAALPGFALLEAPAHWRAIDFISDLHLQQSEPQTLAAWRRYMAATPADAVFILGDLFEVWVGDDAAREPGLEADCGAVIREASERLAVYLMHGNRDFLVGEQFMRDCHATLLDDPTALDFAGTRWLLTHGDALCLADVDYLKFREQVRAPQWQKDFLARPLPQRKAIARDLRAQSEAAKASMTDYADVDGPAAATWMRATQSQVLIHGHTHKPADHPLEVWRRIVLSDWDAAATPARLEALRIDTAGARRVALS encoded by the coding sequence GTGGTCGGGCCAGCGGCGCTTCCCGGGTTCGCCCTGCTGGAGGCGCCCGCGCACTGGCGCGCCATCGATTTCATCTCGGACCTGCACCTGCAGCAGTCGGAGCCCCAAACGCTTGCCGCGTGGCGCCGCTACATGGCGGCCACGCCGGCCGACGCGGTGTTCATCCTCGGGGATTTGTTCGAAGTGTGGGTCGGCGACGACGCCGCCCGCGAACCGGGGCTGGAAGCCGATTGCGGCGCCGTGATCCGCGAAGCGTCCGAGCGGCTCGCGGTGTATCTCATGCACGGCAACCGCGACTTCCTTGTCGGGGAGCAGTTCATGCGCGATTGCCACGCGACCTTGCTGGACGACCCCACCGCACTGGATTTCGCCGGGACCCGCTGGCTGCTCACGCACGGCGATGCGCTGTGCCTCGCGGATGTGGACTACCTGAAATTCCGCGAGCAGGTCCGCGCACCGCAGTGGCAGAAGGATTTCCTTGCGCGCCCGCTGCCGCAGCGCAAGGCCATCGCGCGCGACCTCCGCGCACAAAGCGAAGCGGCGAAGGCGTCCATGACCGACTACGCCGATGTCGATGGCCCCGCGGCGGCGACGTGGATGCGCGCCACGCAGTCGCAGGTGCTGATCCACGGCCACACGCACAAACCGGCGGACCACCCGCTGGAAGTGTGGCGGCGCATCGTGCTGAGCGACTGGGATGCCGCTGCCACGCCGGCGCGCCTGGAAGCCCTTCGCATCGACACCGCCGGAGCGCGGCGCGTCGCGTTGTCCTGA